Proteins encoded within one genomic window of Aerococcus viridans:
- the eno gene encoding phosphopyruvate hydratase, which translates to MSAITDIYAREVLDSRGNPTVEAEVYTEAGGFGRGIVPSGASTGEHEAVELRDGDKDRYLGKGVQNAVNNVNNAIADAIIGLDVTDQIGIDAAMIELDGTANKGNLGANAILAVSIAAARAAADELNIPLYNYLGGFNAKVLPTPMMNIVNGGSHSDAPIAFQEFMIIPAGASSFKEALRWGAETFHALKKILSDRGLETAVGDEGGFAPRFDGTEDAVETIIQAIEAAGYKPGEDMFLGFDCASSEFYEDGVYNYAKFEGEGGAKRNAEEQVAFLEELVAKYPIITIEDGMDENDWDGWALLTEKLGEKVQLVGDDLFVTNTEILERGITNHVGNSILIKVNQIGTLTETFNAIEMAKRANYTAVVSHRSGETEDSTISDIAVATNAGQIKTGSLSRTDRMAKYNQLLRIEDELGDLAEYQGLNAFYNLENK; encoded by the coding sequence ATGTCTGCAATTACTGATATTTATGCACGCGAAGTCTTGGACTCACGTGGTAACCCAACTGTAGAAGCTGAAGTTTACACTGAAGCTGGAGGTTTTGGTCGAGGAATCGTTCCTTCTGGAGCTTCAACTGGTGAACACGAAGCCGTTGAATTACGTGACGGAGACAAAGATCGTTACTTAGGTAAAGGTGTTCAAAACGCTGTAAACAACGTGAACAACGCTATCGCTGATGCAATTATCGGACTTGACGTAACTGATCAAATCGGTATCGACGCTGCTATGATCGAATTAGATGGTACAGCAAATAAAGGTAACTTAGGTGCTAACGCTATTTTGGCTGTTTCAATCGCTGCTGCCCGTGCTGCTGCTGATGAATTAAACATCCCATTATACAACTACTTAGGTGGTTTCAACGCTAAAGTATTACCAACACCAATGATGAACATTGTAAACGGTGGTTCTCACTCAGATGCACCAATCGCTTTCCAAGAATTCATGATTATTCCAGCTGGTGCTTCTTCATTTAAAGAAGCTTTACGTTGGGGTGCTGAAACTTTCCACGCATTGAAAAAAATCTTATCTGACCGTGGTTTAGAAACTGCTGTTGGTGATGAAGGTGGATTCGCTCCTCGTTTTGATGGTACAGAAGATGCTGTTGAAACTATTATCCAAGCAATCGAAGCTGCTGGTTACAAACCAGGTGAAGACATGTTCTTAGGTTTCGACTGTGCTTCTTCAGAATTCTACGAAGACGGCGTTTACAACTACGCTAAATTCGAAGGTGAAGGCGGAGCTAAACGTAACGCTGAAGAACAAGTAGCATTCTTAGAAGAATTAGTTGCTAAATACCCAATCATTACTATCGAAGATGGTATGGATGAAAATGACTGGGACGGTTGGGCATTATTAACTGAAAAATTAGGTGAAAAAGTACAATTAGTTGGTGACGACTTATTCGTAACAAACACTGAAATTTTAGAACGCGGTATCACTAACCACGTTGGTAACTCAATCTTAATTAAAGTTAACCAAATCGGTACTTTAACTGAAACTTTCAACGCTATTGAAATGGCTAAACGTGCTAACTACACAGCTGTAGTATCTCACCGTTCAGGTGAAACAGAAGATTCAACAATCTCTGATATCGCTGTTGCAACTAACGCTGGTCAAATCAAAACCGGTTCATTATCACGTACTGACCGTATGGCGAAATACAACCAATTATTACGTATCGAAGATGAATTAGGCGATTTAGCTGAGTACCAAGGTCTAAACGCTTTCTACAACTTAGAAAACAAATAA
- a CDS encoding peptide ABC transporter substrate-binding protein produces the protein MKIKKSFLVTLATAALLGACGSNGGNTEAANGEASAVVNYVAPTEIATMDSVLVTDMNSANYIGHVQEGLYWENDVNEIQPALAESLPEVSEDGLTYTIKMREDATWSNGDQITAHDFVYAIQRLANPDTAAPYSYLLAGFENAEGVLNGDQAVEELGVEALDDYTIEIRLETPIPYIENLLAFTPLYPQNQAFVEEAGDAYGTDSESLVFSGPFTMTDWDGTGLTWSLVKNEDYYNAENIAIDEVDVQVIKEVSTNVNLFEAGDVDNSLLTGELAKQYLNHENAVQQEKARNYWVAFNYNNEVFQNKNLREAIDYAINNEELATNVIGDGSNPVSTFVPENFIFNPETEEDFVSEVAIEDKYDPEEAARLWALAQDELGVETLTLNLLGDDDEKSKTTAEYIQGQIANNLPGVTLTLQNVPKKNRLSQEDARDYDLVITGWAADFADGINFFELFETDGPYNRGDYSNESYDAEITAAKGENANDPVARWENFVAAQEVLTEDAAWIPLYQEVETQLRNPKLEGITFRSVGNEFDLRTATLISAE, from the coding sequence ATGAAGATAAAGAAAAGTTTTTTGGTTACGCTAGCAACTGCGGCTTTATTAGGTGCTTGTGGTAGTAATGGGGGGAATACTGAAGCTGCAAATGGGGAAGCAAGTGCGGTAGTTAATTATGTGGCACCAACTGAAATTGCTACAATGGACTCAGTATTAGTAACAGATATGAATAGTGCTAACTATATTGGACATGTTCAAGAAGGTTTATATTGGGAAAATGATGTAAATGAAATCCAACCAGCCTTGGCTGAATCATTGCCAGAGGTTTCTGAAGATGGATTAACTTATACAATCAAAATGCGCGAAGACGCAACTTGGTCAAATGGTGATCAAATAACAGCTCACGATTTTGTATATGCAATTCAACGTTTAGCTAATCCAGATACGGCGGCACCATACTCATACTTACTAGCAGGATTTGAAAATGCTGAAGGTGTTTTGAATGGTGATCAAGCGGTTGAAGAATTAGGTGTTGAAGCTTTAGACGATTACACTATTGAAATTCGTTTAGAAACACCAATTCCATATATTGAAAACTTATTAGCTTTCACGCCACTATATCCACAAAACCAAGCTTTCGTTGAAGAAGCAGGGGATGCATACGGTACTGATTCAGAAAGTCTTGTTTTCTCTGGTCCATTTACTATGACTGACTGGGATGGTACAGGTTTAACTTGGTCGTTAGTGAAAAATGAAGACTACTATAATGCTGAAAATATTGCCATTGATGAAGTAGATGTTCAAGTTATCAAAGAAGTTTCGACAAACGTCAACTTATTTGAAGCAGGTGACGTTGATAACTCACTATTAACAGGAGAATTAGCTAAGCAATATCTAAATCATGAAAACGCTGTACAACAAGAGAAAGCAAGAAACTACTGGGTAGCCTTCAACTATAATAACGAAGTATTCCAAAATAAAAATCTTCGGGAAGCGATCGACTATGCAATCAACAACGAAGAGTTGGCAACTAATGTTATTGGTGATGGATCAAACCCTGTATCTACATTTGTACCTGAAAACTTTATCTTTAACCCAGAAACAGAAGAAGACTTTGTCTCTGAAGTTGCAATTGAAGATAAATACGATCCAGAAGAAGCAGCTAGACTTTGGGCATTAGCACAAGATGAATTGGGTGTTGAAACATTAACACTGAACTTATTAGGTGATGATGACGAGAAAAGTAAAACAACAGCTGAGTATATCCAAGGACAAATTGCAAATAACTTACCAGGTGTCACTTTAACATTGCAAAATGTACCTAAGAAAAACCGTCTAAGCCAAGAAGATGCGCGTGATTATGATTTAGTTATTACAGGTTGGGCAGCTGACTTTGCAGATGGTATCAACTTCTTTGAATTATTTGAAACCGATGGCCCATACAACCGTGGGGACTACTCAAACGAATCTTATGATGCAGAAATTACTGCTGCTAAAGGTGAAAATGCCAATGATCCAGTAGCACGTTGGGAAAACTTTGTTGCTGCCCAAGAGGTATTAACAGAAGATGCGGCATGGATCCCGTTATATCAAGAAGTAGAAACACAATTAAGAAATCCTAAATTAGAAGGTATCACTTTCAGATCGGTAGGCAACGAATTTGACTTACGTACTGCCACTTTAATTAGTGCAGAATAA
- a CDS encoding peptide ABC transporter substrate-binding protein: MERKSLLKSLAVIGLSGLVLAACGNSSDNSGSNGSGSNGSGNGEQVLNWTTSSELPTMDTTMVTDTVSFDIMNNVNEGLYRQNAEGKYEAGVLDGEPEISEDGSVYTYKIKEDATWSNGDPVTANDFVYAWQRLVDPDTAAPYSYLADGIIQNATEIIAGEMEPSELGAVAVDEKTLEVTYAKPVPYLEGLLSMAPFYPLNQAYVEEQGDSYATNSDTVLYNGPFALSGWDGTNLNWSLVKNDSYWDADNVQLDTVNYQVLKETSTALNLFDSGEIDYTTVSGEYVAAREGDPNMDNAPESVVFFIKMNQERNGEETPLANTNIRRGIAQAIDKQSFADQVLQNGSLPADYLVPEGLASNPSTDVDFREDSTEGTGFVDYDVEAAQEAFNAGLEELGTDSITLELLVDDTENAKRSAEYIQGQLQTNLPGLQVQIVSVPFKNRIAANNSQDYDLQVSGWGADYADPINFLELFVTDGNNNNSGYSNEEYDALIQAASDETEDLDKRWSDLVAAESLILEEAGIAPLYQRYGAYLEQPTVEDVVHHQVGASTSFKWASKTAAE, translated from the coding sequence ATGGAAAGAAAAAGTTTATTAAAATCACTTGCAGTGATAGGTTTATCAGGTCTAGTTTTAGCGGCCTGTGGTAATAGTAGTGACAATTCAGGCTCAAATGGTTCAGGCTCAAATGGTTCAGGCAATGGCGAACAAGTATTGAACTGGACGACATCTTCTGAATTACCAACAATGGATACGACAATGGTTACAGATACAGTTTCATTTGATATCATGAACAACGTTAATGAAGGTTTATACCGTCAAAACGCTGAAGGTAAATATGAAGCTGGTGTATTAGACGGCGAACCGGAAATTTCTGAAGACGGTTCTGTATACACATACAAAATTAAAGAAGATGCTACATGGTCAAATGGGGACCCTGTAACAGCTAATGACTTTGTATATGCATGGCAACGTTTAGTTGATCCTGATACAGCAGCGCCATACTCATACTTAGCGGACGGTATCATCCAAAATGCAACTGAAATCATCGCTGGCGAAATGGAACCTTCAGAGTTAGGTGCTGTTGCTGTAGATGAAAAAACATTAGAAGTAACATATGCGAAACCCGTGCCATATTTGGAAGGTTTACTATCAATGGCACCATTCTACCCGCTTAACCAAGCTTACGTGGAAGAACAAGGTGATAGCTATGCAACAAACTCAGATACAGTTTTATATAATGGACCATTTGCCTTATCTGGTTGGGATGGTACAAACTTGAACTGGTCATTAGTGAAAAATGATAGCTATTGGGATGCAGATAATGTTCAGTTAGATACAGTTAACTACCAAGTACTTAAAGAAACTTCAACTGCATTAAATCTATTTGATTCTGGTGAGATTGACTATACTACAGTATCTGGTGAATATGTAGCGGCTCGTGAAGGTGATCCAAACATGGATAATGCGCCTGAATCGGTAGTATTCTTTATCAAGATGAACCAAGAACGTAACGGTGAAGAAACACCATTAGCGAATACAAATATTCGTCGTGGTATCGCACAAGCGATTGATAAACAATCATTTGCAGACCAAGTGTTACAAAATGGCTCGCTACCTGCTGACTACTTAGTACCAGAAGGATTAGCAAGCAATCCGTCAACAGACGTTGACTTCCGTGAAGATTCAACTGAAGGTACAGGATTTGTTGACTATGATGTAGAAGCTGCTCAAGAAGCTTTCAATGCTGGTTTAGAGGAGTTAGGTACTGACTCAATTACACTTGAATTATTAGTAGATGATACAGAAAATGCGAAACGTTCAGCTGAATATATCCAAGGACAATTACAAACAAACTTACCAGGTTTACAAGTTCAAATTGTATCAGTTCCATTCAAGAACCGTATAGCAGCTAATAACAGTCAAGATTACGATTTACAAGTCTCAGGTTGGGGCGCTGACTATGCTGACCCAATTAACTTCTTAGAATTGTTCGTAACTGATGGAAATAATAACAATTCTGGCTACTCAAACGAAGAGTACGATGCGTTAATTCAAGCTGCATCAGATGAAACTGAAGACTTAGATAAACGTTGGAGCGATTTAGTCGCAGCTGAGTCTTTAATTTTAGAAGAAGCTGGTATCGCACCATTGTACCAACGTTACGGTGCTTACTTAGAGCAACCAACAGTTGAGGACGTTGTTCACCACCAAGTTGGTGCATCAACTTCATTCAAATGGGCTTCAAAAACAGCAGCAGAATAA
- a CDS encoding DUF3899 domain-containing protein, whose protein sequence is MIYKRWKSILLLFATIPFIISIFLQEGITLFYLSNSYFYLSAPFLILGLFGLIFKDGTFDLFQYSWRKWKPSVFSQNNSKNDDDSERNVQNLSQSIGNWYIGFLKIGGSLLAISLIFLIAYYII, encoded by the coding sequence ATGATTTATAAACGTTGGAAAAGCATCCTTTTGCTTTTTGCCACGATACCGTTCATTATATCAATTTTTTTGCAAGAAGGTATCACTTTATTTTACTTGAGCAACAGCTACTTTTACTTATCAGCGCCCTTTTTAATCCTCGGTTTATTCGGATTAATCTTTAAAGACGGGACTTTTGACCTGTTTCAGTACAGTTGGCGTAAGTGGAAACCAAGTGTTTTCTCACAAAATAATTCAAAAAATGATGATGACTCAGAAAGAAATGTACAAAATTTGTCCCAATCAATTGGCAACTGGTACATCGGCTTCCTAAAAATCGGTGGCAGCTTATTAGCAATAAGTTTAATCTTCCTAATCGCCTATTACATTATATAG
- the opp3b gene encoding oligopeptide ABC transporter permease, which yields MKSYYKYLLRRVFYMFLTIFLIATITFFLMKLLPGTPFQNEDRLSAEQIIIMNERYGLNDPVIVQYARYMLGIFTGDLGVSFQFSNTPVTDLLSSRIGPSLQLGGQAILFGTSFGIILGVISAMYKNTWIDSTATFVAILGRSIPNFVFAVLLQLVFAVQLGWFPIALWNGSFAATVLPTLALAISPLADSSRFIRTEMVDVLNSDYIELARAKGLSKTAVAFKHGVRNALIPLLTLLGPLTVALMTGSMVVENIYAIPGIGEQFVKSIQTNDYPTIMGITILYSFMLVSMLLIVDVLYGIVDPRIRVSNEGGE from the coding sequence TTGAAATCGTATTACAAATATCTACTTCGAAGAGTATTTTATATGTTCTTAACAATATTTCTAATTGCAACAATTACATTTTTCTTAATGAAACTGCTTCCAGGTACACCTTTCCAAAATGAGGACCGGTTATCTGCGGAACAAATAATTATTATGAACGAACGTTATGGTTTGAATGATCCAGTGATCGTCCAATACGCACGTTACATGTTAGGTATTTTTACAGGTGATTTAGGTGTATCTTTCCAATTCTCAAATACACCAGTTACTGACTTATTAAGTAGCCGTATTGGACCGTCATTACAATTGGGTGGTCAAGCAATCTTGTTCGGTACATCATTTGGTATCATACTAGGTGTTATTTCAGCTATGTACAAGAATACTTGGATTGACTCTACTGCTACATTCGTGGCTATCTTGGGTCGTTCAATTCCTAACTTCGTTTTCGCGGTATTACTACAACTAGTATTTGCCGTACAATTAGGTTGGTTCCCAATCGCTTTATGGAACGGTTCATTTGCAGCAACAGTCTTACCGACATTAGCATTGGCCATTTCGCCATTAGCCGATTCGAGTCGTTTCATCCGTACCGAAATGGTCGACGTATTGAATTCAGACTATATTGAATTAGCGCGTGCGAAAGGTTTAAGCAAAACAGCCGTAGCTTTCAAACATGGTGTACGTAATGCCTTAATTCCATTATTAACATTGTTAGGGCCATTAACTGTTGCCTTGATGACAGGTTCAATGGTAGTAGAAAACATTTACGCAATTCCTGGTATTGGTGAGCAATTCGTTAAATCAATCCAAACAAATGACTATCCAACAATCATGGGTATCACAATTCTTTACTCATTCATGTTAGTGTCAATGTTATTAATTGTAGATGTGTTATACGGTATCGTAGACCCACGTATTCGTGTAAGTAATGAAGGAGGGGAATAA
- the opp3C gene encoding oligopeptide ABC transporter permease, which produces MAENNQSYKSIAADKFRPATQHDHVAEREQIAGESLNFLQDSWRRLKKNKVAIVSLVVLIIIVILAILAPVIAPADPNAQNVAFANLPPKIPGLENFAWFDGKSEVAGTAIDQYATNNVPEGVYYYLGTDALGRDLLSRVLYGTRVSLFIGMMAALFNLVIGVPYGIISGWNGGRIDNIMMRFLEILSGVPNLVIVILMLLVLQPGIMSIIIALAITEWISMARVIRAQTMKIKNQEYILAARSLGESAWKISFRHILPNLSGIIIIQTVFSIPSAIFFEAFLSFIGLGIPAPNASLGTLINDGYKTFRFLPHLMWYPAGVICIVMIAFNMLANGLRDALDPKTND; this is translated from the coding sequence ATGGCTGAAAACAATCAATCATATAAATCAATTGCAGCTGACAAATTCCGCCCAGCTACGCAACATGACCACGTCGCTGAACGTGAGCAAATTGCTGGAGAATCATTGAACTTCCTTCAAGATTCTTGGCGTCGTTTAAAGAAAAATAAAGTAGCGATTGTATCCCTAGTGGTATTGATCATTATCGTCATTCTTGCTATCTTGGCGCCAGTGATTGCACCTGCAGATCCAAATGCGCAAAACGTAGCCTTTGCCAACCTACCACCAAAGATTCCTGGATTGGAAAACTTTGCTTGGTTTGATGGTAAATCAGAAGTAGCCGGAACAGCTATTGACCAATACGCTACCAATAATGTACCAGAGGGCGTTTACTACTACTTAGGTACTGACGCTTTAGGACGTGACTTATTATCACGTGTCTTATACGGTACACGTGTATCGCTATTTATCGGTATGATGGCTGCCTTATTCAACTTAGTAATCGGTGTACCTTACGGTATTATTTCGGGTTGGAATGGTGGTCGTATTGACAACATCATGATGCGTTTCTTAGAAATCCTATCAGGTGTACCGAACTTGGTTATCGTAATCCTAATGTTATTAGTATTACAACCAGGTATCATGTCAATCATCATTGCATTAGCAATTACAGAGTGGATTTCTATGGCTCGTGTAATTCGTGCGCAAACAATGAAAATTAAAAACCAAGAGTACATCTTGGCTGCCCGCTCTTTAGGTGAATCTGCATGGAAAATTTCCTTCCGTCACATCTTACCTAACCTGTCAGGTATCATTATTATCCAAACAGTATTCTCAATTCCGTCTGCGATTTTCTTCGAAGCGTTCTTGAGTTTCATCGGTTTAGGTATTCCAGCACCAAATGCTTCTCTAGGTACATTAATCAATGATGGGTACAAGACATTTAGATTCTTGCCTCATTTAATGTGGTACCCAGCGGGTGTAATCTGTATCGTCATGATTGCATTCAACATGTTAGCAAATGGTTTGCGAGATGCTCTAGATCCAAAAACGAATGATTAA
- a CDS encoding ABC transporter ATP-binding protein has translation MSNKTENILEVKDLEINFKTYSGDVQAIRKVNFDLKHGETLAIVGESGSGKSVTVRTVMRLLANNADVKGGQILFNGEDLLKKSEKEMQGIRGKDIAMIFQDPMTSLNPTMKIGKQIAEPIILHQNKSKKEAYARAEELLELVGIPKAHERMDHYPHQFSGGQRQRIVIAIALACNPRVLIADEPTTALDVTIQAQILELMKELQDKIDTSIIFITHDLGVVANVADRVAVMYAGKIVEYGDVDEIFFNPQHPYTWGLIGSMPTLDTAGKLVSIPGTPPDLLDPPKGDAFALRSEYAMEIDYLEQPPLFQVSPTHAAATWLLHPDAPAVEAPAEIQRRHKIYESLSKGIVQEGYNDGAPRAELDEHTEVVTSADTEGVIATGGVDMEGDDAIG, from the coding sequence TTGAGTAATAAAACAGAAAACATTTTAGAAGTAAAAGACTTAGAAATTAATTTCAAAACGTATTCTGGTGATGTTCAAGCCATTCGTAAAGTGAACTTTGACTTGAAACATGGGGAAACGTTAGCAATCGTAGGTGAGTCTGGTTCAGGTAAATCTGTAACCGTTCGTACCGTAATGCGTTTATTAGCTAATAACGCTGATGTTAAAGGTGGTCAAATCCTTTTTAACGGCGAAGACTTATTGAAGAAATCTGAAAAAGAGATGCAAGGTATTCGTGGTAAAGATATCGCCATGATCTTCCAAGATCCGATGACTTCATTAAACCCTACAATGAAAATTGGTAAGCAAATTGCTGAACCGATTATCTTACACCAAAATAAATCTAAAAAAGAAGCCTATGCAAGAGCGGAAGAATTACTAGAATTAGTAGGTATTCCAAAAGCACACGAACGTATGGACCATTATCCACACCAATTCTCAGGTGGACAACGTCAACGTATCGTTATTGCGATTGCCTTGGCATGTAACCCGCGTGTCTTAATTGCGGATGAGCCAACAACGGCTTTAGACGTAACCATACAAGCACAAATTCTTGAATTAATGAAAGAATTACAAGATAAAATTGATACATCAATCATTTTCATCACACATGACTTGGGTGTTGTTGCAAACGTTGCTGACCGTGTGGCCGTTATGTACGCTGGTAAAATCGTTGAATACGGTGATGTGGACGAAATCTTCTTCAACCCACAACATCCTTATACATGGGGGCTAATCGGTTCAATGCCAACATTAGATACTGCAGGTAAATTGGTTTCAATCCCTGGTACACCACCAGACTTATTGGATCCGCCAAAAGGTGACGCCTTTGCCTTACGTTCTGAATACGCGATGGAAATTGATTACTTGGAACAACCACCGTTGTTCCAAGTATCGCCAACACATGCCGCTGCAACTTGGCTATTACACCCAGATGCACCAGCAGTAGAAGCGCCAGCTGAAATTCAACGTCGTCACAAAATCTACGAAAGCCTATCTAAAGGTATCGTGCAAGAAGGCTACAACGATGGTGCACCTCGAGCTGAGTTAGATGAGCATACTGAAGTGGTTACATCAGCTGATACTGAAGGTGTAATCGCTACAGGTGGAGTAGATATGGAAGGAGATGACGCAATTGGCTAA